The Exiguobacterium aurantiacum DSM 6208 genome includes a window with the following:
- a CDS encoding cytidine deaminase: MNQQQLVERARQVKENAYSPYSNFRVGAALLMKDGTVINGVNVENVSFGATNCAERTAIYTAIAQGYKKGDFEAVAVSGDTVDFLPPCSICRQVLVEFGDPDFKVLMTNGEAEIKEVTLDELVPFAFTELEM, from the coding sequence ATGAACCAACAACAATTAGTCGAGCGCGCCCGCCAAGTGAAAGAGAACGCCTACTCCCCATATTCGAATTTCCGTGTCGGAGCGGCGCTTCTCATGAAGGACGGAACGGTCATCAACGGCGTCAACGTGGAGAACGTGTCGTTCGGTGCGACGAACTGTGCCGAGCGCACAGCGATTTACACGGCCATCGCACAAGGATATAAAAAGGGTGACTTCGAAGCCGTCGCGGTGTCAGGTGACACGGTCGACTTCTTGCCGCCATGCAGTATCTGCCGCCAAGTGCTCGTCGAGTTCGGCGACCCGGACTTCAAAGTGTTGATGACGAACGGCGAAGCCGAGATTAAAGAAGTGACGCTTGACGAACTCGTCCCGTTCGCGTTCACAGAACTAGAAATGTGA
- a CDS encoding FecCD family ABC transporter permease has product MMQKPFQPMIQNSRRRRQRTVVVTLVLSLLALALSALMLMLGNTIYPVGDVVRVLLGADVPGASFAVNTIRLPRMLAGVFAGIAFGVAGTVFQTMLRNPLANPNVIGITTGSSAAAVFGIVVLQASDTFVSVISVIGGLLTVLAIYFLSKSAAFSIGRLVLVGIGIQAMLTAVINYLLLISRQNDVGTAMRWLSGSLNGAKMESLPPLMITVALCLPVVIWLSRQLQILELGEMTATSLGVRTNQTRVLLIIASVLMLALATATTGPIAFIAFLAGPIAKRLVGDGRSTIIPAGLVGVVLVLAADLIGQFAFTARYPVGVITGMVGAPYLIFLLIRMNKKGEF; this is encoded by the coding sequence ATGATGCAAAAACCATTTCAACCGATGATTCAAAACAGTAGACGGCGTCGGCAGCGGACCGTCGTCGTGACGCTCGTCCTCAGCCTGCTCGCGCTCGCCTTGAGCGCCTTGATGCTCATGCTCGGCAACACGATTTATCCGGTCGGGGACGTCGTCCGCGTCTTGCTCGGGGCCGACGTGCCAGGGGCGTCGTTCGCCGTGAACACGATCCGCCTGCCGCGCATGCTCGCCGGCGTGTTCGCCGGGATCGCGTTCGGGGTCGCCGGTACGGTGTTCCAGACGATGCTCCGCAACCCGCTCGCCAACCCGAACGTCATCGGCATCACGACCGGTTCGAGTGCGGCGGCCGTGTTCGGCATCGTCGTCCTACAAGCGAGCGATACGTTCGTTTCCGTCATCTCGGTCATCGGCGGACTGTTGACGGTACTCGCCATCTACTTCTTGTCGAAGAGCGCCGCGTTCTCGATCGGACGTCTCGTCTTGGTCGGGATCGGAATCCAGGCGATGCTGACGGCCGTCATTAACTATCTTCTCCTCATCAGTCGTCAAAACGACGTCGGGACGGCGATGCGCTGGTTGAGCGGGAGCTTGAACGGTGCCAAGATGGAGTCGCTCCCGCCGCTCATGATCACGGTCGCGCTCTGTCTGCCGGTCGTCATCTGGCTCAGCCGCCAGCTCCAGATTTTAGAGCTCGGGGAGATGACGGCGACGTCGCTCGGTGTCCGGACGAACCAGACGCGGGTGCTCCTCATCATCGCCTCGGTGCTCATGCTCGCGCTCGCCACGGCGACGACCGGACCGATTGCCTTCATCGCCTTTCTCGCGGGACCGATCGCGAAGCGGCTCGTCGGGGACGGGCGTTCGACGATCATTCCGGCCGGGCTCGTCGGTGTCGTCTTGGTGCTCGCCGCCGACCTGATCGGCCAGTTTGCCTTCACGGCGCGCTATCCGGTCGGTGTCATCACCGGCATGGTCGGGGCACCGTATTTGATTTTCCTCTTGATTCGGATGAACAAAAAAGGGGAGTTTTGA